From a region of the Deltaproteobacteria bacterium genome:
- a CDS encoding histidine phosphatase family protein, whose amino-acid sequence MKTIYLLRHAKANAGLNDLERDLSAKGRRQAECIGQWMGENGIMPDRIVSSSAKRTTETAKICAEQAGYQGKIRFADDLYDAHSDTYIDLIAGLNNKHDSIMVVGHNPEISAVVTVLTGKPLTMPPGTLVCIEITSDQWVAAKDGNASLKWVQHPL is encoded by the coding sequence TTGAAAACGATATATCTTTTACGGCACGCCAAGGCAAATGCCGGCTTGAATGATCTGGAGCGGGATCTCTCGGCCAAGGGCCGCAGACAGGCAGAATGTATCGGCCAGTGGATGGGGGAAAACGGGATCATGCCGGACCGGATTGTCAGCTCGTCAGCGAAACGAACCACGGAGACGGCCAAGATATGCGCTGAGCAGGCCGGTTATCAAGGAAAAATCCGTTTTGCAGACGATCTCTACGACGCCCACAGCGACACCTATATTGATTTAATTGCCGGCCTCAACAACAAACATGATTCCATCATGGTCGTCGGGCATAACCCGGAAATATCCGCCGTGGTCACAGTATTAACCGGCAAACCGCTGACGATGCCGCCAGGCACGCTGGTCTGCATTGAGATTACGTCTGATCAATGGGTTGCCGCCAAAGATGGCAATGCCAGTTTGAAATGGGTTCAGCACCCTTTATAG
- a CDS encoding MFS transporter — MLAGVAAALHVGKLPPALPFLKDALGVTLIQAGFLLSMVQFAGMTLGLCVGLAADTLGRKRSMLSGLAVLSVASTLGSMAQSPRMLLVLRGAEGLGFLLVILPAPALLRQLVTTNQLSTMLGVWSAYMPMGTATALLVGSLWIPAFGWPSWWILFALLSAVMALWIERVVPSDEQRTRCVASVLPTDTEPAIFLTWSQRLKETLAAPGPWLVSLTFAVYASQWWSVVGFLPYIYTQAGFSGGLVGILTAFAAAVNIVGNTASGNLLKRGVSPITLLICGFMAMTVGSVLAYGAFTSDQPIWRYAGVVLFSMFGGLVPGTLFSLAVLLSPHEHDVSTTVGWMQQWSAIGSFAGPPVVAWVGAWAGSWQWTWVFTGICSAVGIGLSCKIANVIRSKVTDGNSHLYYCAGKNS, encoded by the coding sequence ATCTTGGCTGGTGTGGCGGCAGCCTTACATGTTGGCAAATTGCCGCCGGCACTGCCTTTTTTGAAGGATGCGCTTGGCGTGACACTGATCCAAGCCGGATTCTTATTGTCCATGGTGCAGTTTGCCGGCATGACTTTGGGGCTTTGTGTAGGCTTAGCGGCAGATACTTTAGGGCGTAAGCGCAGCATGCTTTCTGGTTTGGCGGTGCTGAGTGTGGCGAGTACGTTGGGCAGTATGGCACAAAGTCCGCGGATGTTGCTTGTCCTGCGTGGGGCAGAAGGTTTGGGGTTTTTGCTTGTCATATTGCCCGCACCTGCATTGCTTCGTCAATTGGTAACAACCAATCAATTGAGCACGATGCTGGGCGTCTGGAGTGCTTACATGCCAATGGGAACGGCAACGGCTCTGCTCGTTGGTTCTTTATGGATCCCTGCTTTCGGGTGGCCGAGTTGGTGGATCTTATTTGCGTTGTTATCGGCCGTTATGGCTCTATGGATCGAACGGGTTGTGCCCTCTGATGAGCAACGTACACGGTGTGTGGCTTCGGTTCTGCCGACAGACACTGAGCCTGCGATCTTTTTGACTTGGTCACAGCGCCTCAAGGAAACTTTGGCAGCGCCTGGACCATGGCTGGTCTCATTGACGTTTGCTGTGTATGCCAGTCAGTGGTGGTCGGTAGTTGGATTCTTACCATACATTTACACCCAGGCAGGATTTTCAGGGGGTTTGGTGGGCATACTCACCGCATTTGCAGCCGCTGTCAATATTGTTGGCAACACTGCCTCAGGAAACTTGCTCAAACGCGGTGTTTCACCGATAACTTTGCTGATCTGCGGTTTTATGGCCATGACTGTGGGCAGCGTGTTGGCTTACGGTGCGTTTACATCAGATCAACCAATTTGGCGCTACGCCGGAGTGGTTTTATTTTCCATGTTTGGCGGCTTGGTTCCTGGCACTTTATTCTCTCTTGCAGTACTTTTATCTCCTCATGAGCACGACGTCTCCACGACAGTGGGTTGGATGCAGCAATGGTCCGCGATAGGCTCCTTTGCGGGTCCACCGGTAGTGGCTTGGGTGGGTGCTTGGGCCGGCAGTTGGCAGTGGACGTGGGTATTTACAGGCATTTGCAGTGCGGTGGGAATCGGCTTATCTTGCAAGATTGCGAATGTAATTCGGTCCAAGGTAACTGATGGCAACAGCCATCTCTATTATTGCGCCGGCAAGAACTCATGA
- a CDS encoding DUF1284 domain-containing protein has protein sequence MKVKFPHRGEEYNHESQKAKDIFTCQPDALVEVIEGVDQVCQFCPDCRNERCQNPEGNEEAVRKWDGIILKGLGIGYGEIKKAGDWLMLIREKVPLNICKTKCPWKLRCAASELP, from the coding sequence ATGAAGGTAAAATTCCCGCACAGAGGTGAGGAATATAATCATGAATCTCAAAAGGCGAAGGACATCTTCACTTGTCAACCTGATGCCTTGGTGGAAGTAATCGAAGGAGTTGACCAGGTTTGTCAATTTTGCCCGGATTGCCGGAACGAACGCTGCCAAAACCCGGAGGGGAATGAAGAGGCGGTAAGAAAATGGGATGGCATTATCTTGAAGGGCCTGGGAATAGGCTATGGTGAGATTAAAAAGGCCGGCGATTGGTTGATGCTGATTAGGGAAAAAGTGCCACTGAACATCTGTAAAACAAAATGCCCCTGGAAATTACGCTGTGCTGCCTCTGAATTGCCTTAA
- a CDS encoding efflux RND transporter periplasmic adaptor subunit, whose protein sequence is MANEDIAKLKIDKSAASIRPRRRGKLVRWLGAALVIAAVGFLYLTGVLAPAVQVEVATVSSVYPSQTFTLLNASGYVVAQRKASVSSKITGRLISLMAEEGSRVKKGAVIARLEGEDMVAVRDQAAANLNVARFTLDQAGAELLDATRSYNRSKELLDKGFIAKADFEVADARQKRAAAAVAGAEAAIKANAAALRNAEIQMDNTLLRAPFDAVVLTKNADVGDIVTPLGSAVSAQASVFTIADMGSLMAEVDVSEANIERIKVSQPCEVVLDALPETRFRGVVHMVVPTANRSKATVLVKVRFLNPDSRILPEMSARVAFLSREVKAAEQKPRLALNPAAVINRQGKDTVFVIRDSHAVETPVQLGGRIGEVTEVMTGLKAGDKVAVKPLGKLKNGIKIKIAEP, encoded by the coding sequence ATGGCAAACGAAGATATCGCGAAACTGAAGATTGACAAGTCCGCAGCTTCAATCCGCCCCCGGCGGCGGGGGAAGCTGGTCCGCTGGCTGGGGGCGGCACTGGTTATCGCTGCGGTGGGATTTCTGTATCTTACGGGGGTTCTTGCCCCTGCCGTGCAGGTGGAAGTTGCCACGGTATCATCGGTGTATCCTTCCCAGACCTTTACCCTCCTGAATGCCAGCGGCTATGTGGTTGCCCAGCGCAAGGCCTCGGTTTCCTCGAAGATTACGGGGCGTCTGATCTCTCTGATGGCGGAAGAGGGAAGCAGGGTGAAAAAGGGGGCCGTGATTGCCCGCCTGGAAGGTGAAGACATGGTTGCGGTTCGCGACCAGGCGGCCGCCAATCTGAATGTCGCCCGCTTTACCCTCGATCAGGCCGGTGCCGAGTTGCTCGATGCGACACGCTCCTATAATCGCAGCAAGGAATTGTTGGATAAGGGGTTTATTGCCAAGGCTGATTTTGAAGTAGCCGACGCACGGCAAAAGCGTGCTGCGGCCGCCGTAGCAGGAGCGGAAGCGGCCATCAAGGCCAATGCCGCCGCGCTCAGGAACGCCGAGATCCAAATGGATAATACGCTGCTCCGGGCGCCCTTCGATGCCGTGGTTTTGACCAAGAACGCCGATGTGGGTGATATCGTTACTCCTCTGGGGTCGGCTGTCAGCGCCCAGGCTTCCGTCTTTACCATCGCCGACATGGGCTCGCTCATGGCCGAGGTTGATGTCTCGGAGGCCAATATCGAACGGATAAAGGTGAGCCAACCCTGCGAGGTCGTGCTCGATGCACTGCCGGAGACCCGGTTCCGGGGGGTTGTCCACATGGTGGTGCCGACGGCGAACCGGTCCAAGGCGACGGTCCTCGTGAAGGTGCGCTTTTTGAACCCGGATAGCCGTATCCTGCCGGAGATGAGTGCGCGGGTGGCCTTCCTCTCCCGGGAGGTGAAGGCGGCCGAGCAGAAACCGCGGTTGGCGCTGAATCCGGCGGCCGTTATAAACCGTCAGGGCAAGGATACGGTTTTTGTCATCCGGGACAGCCATGCCGTCGAAACCCCCGTGCAACTGGGAGGCCGGATCGGCGAGGTGACAGAAGTAATGACCGGTCTCAAGGCCGGCGATAAGGTAGCTGTTAAGCCTTTAGGCAAGCTGAAGAACGGAATCAAGATCAAGATAGCCGAGCCATAA
- a CDS encoding ABC transporter ATP-binding protein, with the protein MENATPPLVVIKDLIKSYHRGSQIIPVLNNISLSIAEGEFLALMGPSGSGKSTLLNLVAGLDKPDSGSIVIGGVDITLLTEAELARWRAASVGFIFQFYNLIPVLTAFENVELPLLLTSLSRRERKEHTEMALEVVNLTDRMDHYPGQLSGGQQQRVAIARAIVPDPTILVADEPTGDLDKISALEILALMERLVQELGKTIIMVTHDPRAAEKAHVIRELEKGVLNNVHP; encoded by the coding sequence ATGGAAAATGCCACTCCTCCCCTAGTCGTGATCAAAGACCTGATCAAATCCTATCATCGCGGCAGCCAGATTATCCCGGTACTTAACAATATCAGCCTGTCCATCGCAGAGGGAGAATTTTTGGCCCTCATGGGCCCCTCGGGCTCGGGCAAGAGCACGCTCCTCAATCTCGTTGCCGGTCTCGACAAGCCTGATTCCGGCAGCATCGTCATCGGCGGGGTGGATATCACCTTGCTCACGGAGGCCGAACTGGCCCGGTGGCGCGCCGCGAGCGTCGGTTTTATCTTCCAGTTTTATAATCTTATCCCCGTTTTGACGGCTTTCGAAAATGTCGAACTTCCCCTGCTGCTGACCTCGCTATCGCGCCGGGAAAGAAAAGAACATACCGAGATGGCCCTCGAAGTCGTCAATCTGACCGACCGGATGGATCATTACCCGGGCCAGCTTTCGGGAGGCCAGCAGCAACGGGTCGCCATCGCACGTGCTATCGTGCCGGACCCGACAATTCTCGTGGCGGATGAGCCGACGGGCGATCTGGACAAGATTTCCGCACTGGAGATCCTGGCGCTGATGGAGCGGTTAGTGCAGGAACTGGGCAAGACCATCATCATGGTGACCCATGACCCCCGCGCCGCCGAAAAAGCCCATGTAATCAGAGAGTTGGAAAAGGGCGTTTTGAACAATGTTCATCCTTAA
- a CDS encoding FtsX-like permease family protein yields the protein MFILKILLRNAFRHKLRTTLTIIGVAVAITAFGLLRSLVELWYLGAERSSATRLITRNAISLVFPMPISYGERIRQVPGIKEVSYGNWFGGIYIDEKHFFANYAVNPKTYLRLYPEFILPPDQKAAFIRDRKACIAGRKLANLYGWKIGDTISLRGTIFPGQWEFVLRGIYRGAEKSTEERVLMFQWDYLNETLKHTVPQRADQVGFFLIGVTRPDLAAEVAVAVDGMFKNSLAETLTETERAFNLGFIAMTEAILIAIQIVSYMIIVIIMIVAANTMAMTARERMTEYATLKTLGFGASYIAAIVFGESLVIALTGGVIGVLLTFPGAHWIESELSQFFPAFIVSRLTVSIEFLAAVIIGTVAAIFPTWRAATIGISEGLRRVG from the coding sequence ATGTTCATCCTTAAGATCCTCCTGCGGAATGCCTTCCGCCACAAACTGCGCACCACTCTCACCATCATCGGCGTTGCGGTCGCCATCACCGCCTTCGGCCTGCTCCGCAGCCTCGTGGAACTCTGGTACCTGGGTGCCGAACGCTCTTCCGCGACACGCCTGATAACGCGCAATGCCATTTCCCTCGTCTTCCCCATGCCGATCTCATACGGCGAAAGAATCCGTCAGGTGCCGGGGATCAAGGAGGTGTCTTACGGAAACTGGTTCGGGGGAATTTATATAGACGAAAAACACTTCTTCGCCAACTATGCGGTAAACCCCAAAACCTACCTCCGTCTCTATCCGGAATTCATACTGCCTCCCGATCAGAAGGCCGCCTTTATCCGCGACCGGAAGGCCTGCATCGCGGGGCGAAAGCTGGCAAACCTTTATGGCTGGAAGATCGGTGATACGATCTCGCTGCGGGGGACGATATTCCCGGGTCAATGGGAATTTGTGCTGCGCGGCATCTACCGGGGCGCAGAGAAGAGTACGGAGGAGCGCGTCCTGATGTTTCAGTGGGACTATCTGAACGAGACTTTGAAACACACCGTACCGCAGCGGGCAGACCAGGTGGGATTTTTCCTGATCGGCGTGACCCGTCCCGATCTGGCTGCGGAGGTGGCAGTGGCGGTGGACGGCATGTTCAAGAACTCATTGGCCGAGACGCTGACGGAGACCGAGCGGGCCTTCAACCTGGGATTTATTGCCATGACCGAAGCCATCCTGATTGCCATCCAGATCGTCTCCTACATGATAATCGTGATCATTATGATCGTGGCCGCCAACACCATGGCCATGACGGCGCGGGAGCGGATGACCGAGTACGCCACGCTGAAGACCCTGGGATTCGGGGCCTCTTACATAGCGGCCATCGTGTTCGGCGAATCGCTGGTCATTGCGCTGACCGGGGGCGTGATCGGGGTGCTGCTCACCTTCCCCGGCGCCCACTGGATCGAAAGTGAGCTGAGCCAGTTTTTCCCCGCCTTCATCGTCTCGCGGCTCACCGTATCCATCGAGTTTTTAGCTGCTGTTATCATCGGAACGGTGGCCGCGATCTTTCCGACCTGGCGGGCCGCGACTATCGGCATCAGCGAGGGTCTGCGGAGGGTCGGGTAA
- a CDS encoding ABC transporter permease → MGIPYSYSLRNLWTRRLTTVLTASGMALVVFVFAATLMLAEGLRKTLVATGSSDNAVVIRKSSNAEVQSAVERLQASIIESQPEVAISDDGQPLLAKELVVLINLPKRANNKPANVVIRGISSRSLLLRPQVKLSAGRMPRSGSAEVISGKSIAQRFQGGGIGETVRFGMRNWTVVGTFDAGNTGFSSEIWGDVEQLMQAFRRPVYSSVIFKLRDPQEFEKFKTRVESDPRLTVEVKREKTFYEEQSEVMAKFLRILGLTLTITFSLGAVIGAMITMYAAVAQRVMEIGTLRAIGFQRRSILSAFVLESLFLGLIGGGVGLLLASFLQLITVSTMNWQTFAELAFSFTLTANIAAKSLAFALVMGLIGGFLPAVRAARMNIIDALRAS, encoded by the coding sequence ATGGGCATCCCCTATTCCTACAGTTTGAGGAATCTCTGGACCCGGCGGCTGACAACAGTTCTGACAGCTTCAGGCATGGCGCTTGTTGTATTTGTCTTTGCCGCCACCCTAATGCTGGCGGAGGGGCTCCGGAAAACGCTGGTTGCCACTGGTTCCTCCGACAACGCCGTCGTGATTCGCAAATCCTCCAATGCCGAAGTCCAAAGCGCCGTTGAGCGCTTGCAGGCATCTATCATCGAGAGTCAGCCGGAAGTTGCCATATCCGATGACGGGCAGCCGTTACTCGCGAAGGAACTGGTCGTGCTCATTAATCTGCCCAAGCGAGCCAACAATAAACCGGCGAATGTGGTGATCCGGGGCATATCGTCGCGCTCCCTCCTGCTCCGGCCGCAGGTAAAATTGAGCGCCGGACGTATGCCCCGGTCAGGTTCCGCCGAGGTGATATCGGGGAAGAGCATCGCCCAGCGCTTCCAGGGCGGTGGAATCGGCGAGACGGTGCGCTTTGGCATGCGCAACTGGACTGTGGTAGGAACATTCGACGCGGGCAATACTGGTTTCAGTTCGGAAATCTGGGGGGACGTGGAGCAACTGATGCAGGCCTTCCGGCGGCCGGTCTATTCATCGGTGATTTTCAAATTGCGTGATCCGCAGGAATTTGAAAAATTCAAAACCCGTGTAGAAAGCGACCCCCGGCTCACCGTGGAAGTGAAGCGGGAGAAAACATTTTATGAGGAGCAGTCCGAGGTAATGGCGAAATTCCTGCGCATTCTGGGCCTTACTCTGACCATCACCTTCTCCTTAGGAGCAGTCATCGGCGCCATGATTACGATGTATGCCGCCGTGGCCCAGCGGGTGATGGAGATCGGCACGCTGCGGGCCATCGGTTTCCAGAGGCGGAGCATCTTGTCGGCCTTTGTGCTCGAATCTCTCTTCCTCGGCCTGATCGGCGGCGGTGTCGGTCTCTTGCTGGCGTCTTTCCTGCAACTGATCACGGTCTCCACAATGAACTGGCAGACCTTCGCCGAACTCGCCTTCAGCTTTACCCTCACAGCGAATATCGCCGCGAAGTCTCTGGCCTTCGCACTTGTAATGGGGCTTATCGGCGGTTTCCTGCCCGCAGTCCGTGCCGCCAGAATGAATATTATAGACGCCTTGCGGGCGAGTTGA
- a CDS encoding type II toxin-antitoxin system mRNA interferase toxin, RelE/StbE family, which yields MYTLVWTAGFTRSAEKFTKSHPDLRDKFAAILRDLENDPFPPHLKYHQLKGNIKGVQAVSITYNYRITLTILVSDREIILLDVGSHDEVYR from the coding sequence ATGTATACCCTCGTTTGGACTGCCGGTTTCACCCGCTCGGCCGAAAAATTCACTAAAAGCCATCCTGATTTGCGGGATAAGTTTGCCGCGATACTTCGCGATCTCGAAAATGATCCATTCCCGCCGCACCTGAAATATCACCAGCTCAAGGGCAATATTAAAGGCGTTCAGGCCGTCAGCATCACCTACAACTACCGCATTACCCTGACCATTCTGGTTTCCGACCGGGAAATTATCCTGCTTGATGTAGGCAGTCATGACGAGGTCTATCGGTAG
- a CDS encoding prevent-host-death protein, with translation MNAIPAQEIKRRGIAAVDDLIAKGDIHVIRNNQPQYVVLSEERYQELIVAEQDAYYNRVRASLEDLKAGRVKRGTADDLIKELKLED, from the coding sequence ATGAATGCCATACCAGCTCAGGAGATCAAGCGGCGAGGTATTGCTGCGGTGGATGATCTCATTGCCAAAGGTGATATCCATGTTATCCGCAACAATCAGCCACAGTATGTGGTGCTATCAGAGGAGCGCTATCAGGAGTTGATTGTGGCGGAGCAGGATGCCTATTATAACAGGGTCCGTGCATCACTTGAGGACCTCAAGGCCGGAAGGGTCAAGCGTGGTACGGCAGATGATCTGATTAAGGAACTGAAGTTGGAAGATTAG
- a CDS encoding SUMF1/EgtB/PvdO family nonheme iron enzyme: MKNRLLIAVICFTALMFLTSTAFAAEKRRVEVKAKSASQSAEHRIALVIGNANYRIGALRNAANDARAIAAALRELDFEVDEQINLSYQEMGRAVNRFGQGIRKDSVALFYYAGHGLQVQGSNYLVPVDMEIQNEGEVQSNTVNAGQVLAKMGEAKNPVNIVILDACRDNPYVRGFKRSSGNRGLAPMNAPVGSFVAYAATPGKTAGDGKGKNSLYTESLIRQIRTPGMKIEDVFKRVRTEVRSKSKGGQVPSERSSLEGDFYFARGSMVAKGTPAPSAVKETASGMLTVKSNVSGAKVYINGAYEGDTPHTATLKPGAYAIILKKAGYPDAAEEGVRVEAGGANTISIVMEKPAPPSAEARTFTSPTLGATFALIPAGTFTMGSPAGEPGRYDNETQHQVTISRPFYLQTTEVTQGQWQQVMGNNPSYFKKCGADCPVEKVSWNDVQEFIRKLNSMEGTDKYRLPTEAQWEYAARAGTQTPFSTGVCLATGEANYNGNYPLEGCTKGEYRQKTMRGGSFAPNAWGLYDMHGNVLEWVHDWYGNYPSGSVTDPEGPSSGSGRVGRGGSWFYSARNIRSAYRDRDFPGYSYSFLGFRLLRTR; this comes from the coding sequence ATGAAGAATCGCTTACTGATAGCCGTTATATGTTTTACGGCCTTGATGTTTCTCACCAGCACGGCGTTTGCCGCCGAGAAGCGCCGGGTGGAGGTTAAAGCCAAAAGCGCTTCCCAATCCGCCGAGCACCGGATCGCGCTGGTCATCGGCAACGCGAACTACCGCATCGGCGCCCTGCGGAATGCTGCCAATGACGCCCGTGCCATCGCGGCGGCCCTCCGGGAACTGGATTTCGAGGTGGATGAGCAGATCAATCTGAGTTATCAGGAGATGGGCCGGGCGGTCAACCGCTTCGGGCAGGGCATCCGCAAGGACAGCGTCGCCCTCTTCTACTATGCGGGGCATGGCCTCCAGGTACAAGGGAGCAACTACCTCGTGCCGGTGGATATGGAAATCCAGAACGAAGGCGAGGTGCAGTCAAACACGGTCAATGCGGGGCAGGTGCTCGCCAAGATGGGAGAGGCGAAAAACCCCGTAAACATCGTCATTCTCGATGCCTGCCGGGACAACCCCTATGTGCGCGGCTTCAAACGGTCGTCGGGCAATCGCGGTTTAGCGCCGATGAATGCACCGGTGGGTTCTTTCGTAGCCTACGCCGCCACGCCCGGCAAAACGGCCGGCGACGGCAAGGGGAAAAACAGCCTCTATACGGAATCCCTTATCCGGCAGATAAGAACGCCGGGAATGAAGATCGAAGACGTCTTCAAGCGGGTGCGCACGGAGGTGCGCAGCAAGAGCAAGGGCGGCCAGGTGCCTTCGGAGCGGTCGTCGCTGGAGGGGGATTTCTATTTTGCCAGAGGTAGTATGGTTGCAAAAGGGACTCCCGCTCCATCAGCAGTTAAAGAAACAGCGTCGGGAATGCTGACCGTCAAGAGCAATGTGAGCGGCGCCAAGGTCTATATTAACGGCGCTTATGAAGGCGATACGCCGCATACTGCCACCTTGAAACCCGGCGCCTATGCTATCATCCTGAAGAAGGCGGGCTATCCCGACGCCGCCGAAGAAGGAGTGCGCGTCGAGGCGGGCGGCGCCAATACGATCAGCATCGTCATGGAAAAACCCGCTCCGCCGTCGGCAGAGGCCCGAACGTTCACGAGTCCCACTTTGGGAGCAACATTTGCGCTGATACCCGCAGGGACGTTTACGATGGGATCGCCGGCCGGAGAGCCGGGCCGGTATGATAATGAGACGCAGCACCAGGTGACGATCAGCCGGCCTTTTTATCTGCAAACAACGGAGGTAACGCAGGGTCAGTGGCAACAGGTTATGGGGAATAATCCCTCTTATTTCAAGAAATGCGGCGCTGACTGCCCCGTAGAAAAGGTATCCTGGAACGATGTTCAGGAATTCATCCGGAAGCTAAATAGTATGGAGGGAACGGACAAATACCGTTTGCCCACGGAGGCCCAGTGGGAATATGCGGCCCGGGCGGGGACGCAAACACCTTTCAGTACGGGTGTCTGTCTTGCTACCGGCGAGGCCAATTACAATGGGAATTACCCTTTAGAGGGCTGCACCAAAGGAGAGTATCGCCAGAAGACGATGCGGGGGGGCAGCTTTGCACCCAATGCCTGGGGCTTGTATGACATGCACGGGAATGTCTTGGAGTGGGTTCATGACTGGTATGGTAATTACCCATCGGGCAGTGTAACCGATCCGGAAGGTCCCTCATCGGGTTCGGGCCGCGTCGGTCGCGGTGGCTCCTGGTTCTACAGCGCCAGGAATATCCGCTCCGCGTATCGCGACCGCGACTTTCCGGGCTACTCCTACAGCTTCCTGGGGTTTCGTCTCCTCAGAACACGTTAG
- a CDS encoding nuclear transport factor 2 family protein, whose protein sequence is METKQVITNYHNAWTSGDMKAARAFLADDLDFQGSIERFQRADDFVGALAMFQKMTRRVKMIHAFYSAGEAALLYDCDTMSPAGVIRTAEFFTVSDGKITSIKLVFDATELRKLMG, encoded by the coding sequence ATGGAAACAAAACAGGTTATTACCAACTACCATAACGCTTGGACAAGCGGTGACATGAAAGCGGCACGCGCCTTCTTGGCCGATGATCTGGATTTTCAGGGAAGCATCGAAAGGTTTCAACGGGCTGACGACTTTGTCGGTGCACTGGCGATGTTCCAAAAGATGACCCGCCGGGTGAAAATGATCCATGCCTTTTATTCTGCCGGCGAAGCTGCATTACTCTATGATTGCGACACTATGAGTCCCGCCGGGGTGATCAGAACAGCCGAGTTCTTCACGGTTTCCGATGGCAAAATTACCTCCATCAAGCTCGTTTTTGATGCCACGGAACTGCGAAAACTTATGGGGTGA
- a CDS encoding DUF4384 domain-containing protein has protein sequence MKKLHQTIIIAALVFSALHITAGAPYAAQSSLTEADGYACMGDDKSRKQTEQAALAEAKKNAVDKTATYIKSESKVEDFVLQKDLVEAYQNATVKILQEVAKSWYKDAATGDCYKVKIKAEVIPDEKAMQKASQAKSVTDNPAAPLKVQLWADKQAYQQREKVKIYLKGNKPFYARVLYKDASGNLLQLLPNPFRRDNYFNGGVVYEIPSGNDRFELEVTPPFGQEDIVLYAGTAPLGDISLETQGDVYRVVSKPTDLPLLSRGLKIQTKDGAKQTGPAEFSEEKLSIRTGK, from the coding sequence ATGAAAAAACTCCACCAAACCATCATCATCGCGGCCCTTGTTTTTTCAGCCCTTCACATTACTGCCGGCGCGCCTTATGCAGCCCAATCTTCGCTTACCGAGGCCGACGGCTATGCCTGCATGGGTGACGACAAATCGCGGAAGCAGACGGAACAGGCGGCGCTGGCTGAGGCGAAGAAGAATGCCGTGGACAAGACGGCGACCTACATCAAGAGCGAGTCAAAAGTAGAGGATTTTGTCCTCCAGAAGGATCTCGTGGAGGCCTACCAGAATGCCACCGTGAAGATCTTGCAGGAAGTCGCGAAGAGCTGGTACAAGGACGCCGCCACCGGGGATTGCTACAAGGTGAAGATCAAGGCCGAGGTCATCCCCGATGAGAAGGCCATGCAAAAAGCCTCTCAGGCAAAGAGTGTCACGGATAATCCCGCCGCGCCTTTGAAAGTGCAGCTCTGGGCGGATAAGCAGGCGTACCAGCAGCGTGAAAAGGTAAAAATTTACCTCAAGGGCAACAAGCCCTTCTACGCCCGTGTCCTCTACAAGGATGCATCGGGCAATCTCCTGCAGCTTCTTCCCAATCCTTTCCGGAGGGATAATTATTTTAACGGCGGGGTCGTCTATGAAATCCCCTCCGGCAATGACCGTTTCGAACTGGAGGTGACGCCGCCCTTCGGTCAGGAAGACATCGTCCTGTATGCCGGCACTGCGCCCTTGGGGGATATCAGCCTGGAAACTCAAGGGGATGTGTATCGCGTGGTGTCAAAACCGACCGATCTGCCGCTGTTGTCGCGAGGATTGAAGATTCAGACAAAAGATGGTGCAAAACAAACCGGCCCCGCGGAGTTTTCCGAAGAGAAATTGTCAATCAGGACGGGGAAATAA